From one Streptomyces mobaraensis genomic stretch:
- a CDS encoding DUF3099 domain-containing protein — MRKRGQTETFRITGARQGLAEDVRGRQRRYVISMGIRTISVILTVVLWNVERYVAIGTLVLGALLPYVAVVIANAGRENAPSLPGTFIPAPTRPALPHGPGGADESADGSGRVGQQGGQG, encoded by the coding sequence ATGCGGAAGCGCGGCCAGACGGAGACCTTCCGGATCACCGGGGCCCGCCAGGGACTGGCCGAGGATGTACGCGGCCGGCAGCGCCGCTATGTGATCTCGATGGGGATCCGCACGATTTCCGTGATCCTCACCGTGGTGCTCTGGAACGTGGAGCGTTACGTGGCGATCGGCACGCTGGTGCTCGGCGCGCTGCTGCCGTACGTCGCGGTCGTCATCGCCAACGCGGGCCGGGAGAACGCCCCTTCGCTGCCCGGGACGTTCATCCCCGCGCCCACGCGGCCCGCTCTGCCGCACGGCCCCGGTGGAGCCGACGAGTCCGCTGATGGGAGCGGCCGTGTGGGTCAACAGGGCGGCCAGGGCTGA
- a CDS encoding GlsB/YeaQ/YmgE family stress response membrane protein, which produces MNWLWAIIVGLVLGLIAKAILPGKQAIPIWLTIICGMVGALLGNWAASALGVRHTSGIDWIRHLLQLAGAVIVVAIGDRLWVGTRGRGARA; this is translated from the coding sequence ATGAACTGGTTGTGGGCCATCATCGTCGGTCTGGTTCTGGGCCTGATCGCCAAGGCGATCCTGCCGGGCAAGCAAGCGATCCCCATCTGGCTGACGATCATCTGCGGCATGGTCGGCGCCCTCCTGGGCAACTGGGCCGCCAGCGCGCTGGGGGTCCGGCACACCAGCGGCATCGACTGGATCCGGCACCTGCTCCAGCTGGCCGGCGCCGTCATCGTCGTCGCCATCGGAGACCGGCTCTGGGTCGGGACCCGGGGCCGGGGAGCGCGGGCCTAG